Genomic DNA from Gemmatimonadota bacterium:
CCCGAACGGCTCGGGGAAGAGCACGCTGGCCAAGGTGCTGAGCGGGCACCCCGCGTACGAGGTCACGGACGGCGAGGTGGACTACCGGGGCGAGAACCTGCTGGAGCTGCCGCCGCACGAGCGGGCGCGGCGGGGGCTGTTCCTGGCCTTCCAGTACCCGGTCGAGATTCCTGGCGTCTCGATCGCGAATTTCATGCGCACGGCGCTCATGGCGCAACGCCCGGGTGAGGAGCTGGACATCTTCGATTTTCAGGAGAAGCTGCTCGAGCGGATGGCCCTGCTGGACATGGAGCCCTCCTTCGCGGAGCGGAGCGTGAACGATGGGTTCAGCGGCGGGGAGAAGAAGCGGAACGAGATCCTGCAGCTTGCCGTGCTCGACCCGGTGCTGGCGGTGATGGACGAGACGGACTCGGGTCTGGACATTGACGCCCTGAAGGTTGTAGCCAATGGCGTGAACACGTTGCACCGGGAGCGCTCGGCCATGGCCGTGCTGCTGATCACGCATTACCAGCGCATCCTCGAGTACATCAAGCCGGACCACGTGCACGTGATGGTCGGTGGCCGGATCGTGCTCTCGGGTGGCCCGGAGCTGGCTCTCGAACTGGAGGACCGGGGATACGACTGGGTGAAGGGCGAACTGGTGGCCCAGGCCGGGTAGTTCCGCTGGGCACGATCACGACTGGGGGGAGGGCCGCATGCCGTACGATCCGACGGTAGCCGGGCTGGGACTGGACGACTACAAGTACCACTTCATCACCGAGGACAAGCCCGTCTTCAAGGCGCAGAAGGGGCTGAACGAGGAGGTGGTACGCCAGATCTCGGCGCACAAGGAGGAGCCGGAATGGATGCTGAAGTTCCGGCTGAAGGCGCTCGGGATCTTCAACTCGAAGCCCATGCCTACCTGGGGCGGCGACCTCTCGAATCTGAACCTGGACGACATCTACTTCTACCTCCGGCCGCAGGAGCGGATGGAGCGCTCCTGGGAGGACGTGCCGGCGGGGATCAAGAGCACATTCGAGCGGCTGGGGATCCCGGAAGCCGAGCGCAAGGTGCTGGCGGGCGTGGGTGCACAGTACGAGTCGGAGATGGTCTACCACTCGCTGAAGAAGGAGTGGGAGGAACTGGGCATCATCTTCGAGTCCATCGAGAACGGGCTGAAGCTGTACCCGGAGCTGTTCCGCGAATACTTCGCCACGGTGATCCCGCCGGCGGACAACAAGTTCGCGGCCCTGAACTCGGCGGTGTGGTCGGGCGGCTCATTTGTCTACATCCCCAGGGGCGTGAAGGTGGACGTCCCGCTGCAGGCCTACTTCCGGGTGAATGCGGAGCAGCTCGGCCAGTTCGAGCGCACGCTGATCATTGCCGACGAGGCGTCGCAGGCCCACTACATCGAGGGGTGCACGGCGCCGGTCTATTCCACGGACTCGTTCCATTCCGGGGTGATCGAAATCGTGGTCAAGCCGGGCGCGCGTTTCCGCTACACGACGATCCAGAACTGGTCCAACAACATGTACAACCTGGTGACGCAGCGGGCGCTGGTTCACGAGCACGCGAACATGGAATGGCTGGACGGGAATCTGGGGTCGAAGCTGACCATGAAGTACCCCTCCTGCTACCTGGTGGGCGAGCGGGCGCACGGCCAGATCCTGTCCATTGCCTACGCGGGCAACGGCCAGCATCAGGACACGGGGGGCAAGGTGATCCATGCGGCGCCGCACACCACGTCGCGGATCACGTCCAAGTCCATTTCCAGGGGGACGGGGCGCGCGTCGTATCGCGGGCTGTGCAAGATCTACGAGGGTGCCGCGCACGCGCGCTCGAACGTGGCCTGCGACGCGCTGCTGCTGGACGAGACATCGCGCACGGACACCTTCCCCTACATCGAGATCGAGGAGCACAGCGCGAACGTGGGTCACGAGGCCACGGTCTCGAAGGTCGGCGACGAGCAGCTCTTCTACCTGATGAGCCGCGGGCTTTCCGAGGACGAGGCCATGACCATGGTGGTGCGGGGGTTCATCGAGCCCATCGCCAAGGAGCTGCCGCTCGAGTACGCGGTCGAGCTGAACCGGCTGATCGAGCTCGAGATGGAGGGCAGTGTTGGCTGAGCTGGCTACCGCGGGCACGGCGCTGATCGAGGAGCTGGATGCGGACGCGGTCGCGGCCCTCGCCGGGGACGAACCGGCGTGGCTGCGCGATCGGCGGCTGGCGGCCTGGCAGGTTTTCGAGGACACGCCGCTTCCTACCACGAAGCTCGAGGAGTGGCGCTACACCGATGTCCGGCTGCTGAAGCTGGACCAGGTGCGTCTGGCGGAGCCGGGCGCGCCGGCGGACATCCCGGCGCAGGCGCGGGCCCTGGTCGGGCGAGAGAAGCAGGCGGGCGCACGCGCCCTCCTGCTCGGGCCGGACCTGGCCGTCCTCGAGCTCTCGAGCGAGCTGCGACGGCAGGGCGTGATTCTCTCGGATCTCTCGGCGGCGGCCTTCGAGCATGCCGAACTGGTCGAGCCGCACCTTGCCACCCGGGCCGTGCCGCCGGAGGCCGGCAAGTTCGCGGCGCTGAACGCTGCCGTCTGGGCGGGCGGCATCTTCCTCTATGTGCCGCGCGGCGTGCACCTCGAGCTGCCCGTGCGCGTGGCGCACTGGCTGGCCGAGCCGGGCGTAGCCATCTTCCCGCGCACGCTCATCATCGCCGACGAGGGGAGCCAGGTCGCCTACATCGACGAGTTCGCCTCCCCGGACTTCGAGGCGCCCGCGCTGGCCTGCGGCGCGGTCGAGGTCTATGCGCGCGCGGGCGCGCGCGTGCAATACGTGGCGCTGCAGCGCTGGGGGCAAGGCGTGCGCCACCTTTCCGTGCAG
This window encodes:
- the sufC gene encoding Fe-S cluster assembly ATPase SufC — protein: PNGSGKSTLAKVLSGHPAYEVTDGEVDYRGENLLELPPHERARRGLFLAFQYPVEIPGVSIANFMRTALMAQRPGEELDIFDFQEKLLERMALLDMEPSFAERSVNDGFSGGEKKRNEILQLAVLDPVLAVMDETDSGLDIDALKVVANGVNTLHRERSAMAVLLITHYQRILEYIKPDHVHVMVGGRIVLSGGPELALELEDRGYDWVKGELVAQAG
- the sufB gene encoding Fe-S cluster assembly protein SufB, with translation MPYDPTVAGLGLDDYKYHFITEDKPVFKAQKGLNEEVVRQISAHKEEPEWMLKFRLKALGIFNSKPMPTWGGDLSNLNLDDIYFYLRPQERMERSWEDVPAGIKSTFERLGIPEAERKVLAGVGAQYESEMVYHSLKKEWEELGIIFESIENGLKLYPELFREYFATVIPPADNKFAALNSAVWSGGSFVYIPRGVKVDVPLQAYFRVNAEQLGQFERTLIIADEASQAHYIEGCTAPVYSTDSFHSGVIEIVVKPGARFRYTTIQNWSNNMYNLVTQRALVHEHANMEWLDGNLGSKLTMKYPSCYLVGERAHGQILSIAYAGNGQHQDTGGKVIHAAPHTTSRITSKSISRGTGRASYRGLCKIYEGAAHARSNVACDALLLDETSRTDTFPYIEIEEHSANVGHEATVSKVGDEQLFYLMSRGLSEDEAMTMVVRGFIEPIAKELPLEYAVELNRLIELEMEGSVG
- the sufD gene encoding Fe-S cluster assembly protein SufD, whose product is MATAGTALIEELDADAVAALAGDEPAWLRDRRLAAWQVFEDTPLPTTKLEEWRYTDVRLLKLDQVRLAEPGAPADIPAQARALVGREKQAGARALLLGPDLAVLELSSELRRQGVILSDLSAAAFEHAELVEPHLATRAVPPEAGKFAALNAAVWAGGIFLYVPRGVHLELPVRVAHWLAEPGVAIFPRTLIIADEGSQVAYIDEFASPDFEAPALACGAVEVYARAGARVQYVALQRWGQGVRHLSVQRTLAGRDANLDSLQVNLGASLARVELSAQLEGPGARSDMLGLYFARGDQHFDHNTRQDHAAPHANSDLLYKGALYDQAHAVFRGVIRVHRGAQRTDAYQTNRNLLLSAEARADSQPNLEIEADDVRCSHAATVGQLDQEELFYLMSRGLSRKAAERLVIFGFFAEVLERLPLPGVVEELRAVIEEKIG